The following coding sequences are from one Halobacteriovorax sp. JY17 window:
- a CDS encoding alpha/beta fold hydrolase, whose amino-acid sequence MTIKITKSKITYLDQELNAMIFLPDENTRPAKALAIFTHGYTSHKSSILSWATRLAEEGIPAMIFDQPGHYLGTFSEVESFEQYKKHAPELFKQAYEKLKDISTNKDYKNLRVILGGHSLGALLSLLALESDDFIGLDTMSLCVGLGMPPKGVTHIFDTPFYKSTLNVRRQLVSPAISPDVIFPWIKERKEQLELEGKRVHFITGADDAVVGKDGTQIMVDYLSERNQVSYDRPTKLPHHMPEMAAPHIKKFLKDEGII is encoded by the coding sequence ATGACAATAAAGATAACTAAATCCAAAATAACTTATTTAGATCAAGAACTTAACGCAATGATCTTTCTTCCTGATGAAAATACCAGGCCAGCAAAGGCCCTCGCTATTTTTACTCATGGATACACCTCTCACAAATCGAGTATTCTTAGCTGGGCCACACGCTTGGCCGAGGAAGGTATTCCCGCAATGATTTTTGACCAACCAGGTCATTATTTAGGAACATTTAGTGAAGTTGAAAGCTTTGAACAATATAAGAAGCATGCTCCAGAGCTCTTTAAACAGGCCTATGAGAAACTCAAAGATATTTCTACTAATAAGGATTACAAAAATCTGAGAGTTATCCTAGGAGGTCACTCTCTAGGCGCTCTACTCTCTCTTCTCGCTCTTGAGTCCGACGATTTTATAGGACTCGACACCATGTCCCTATGTGTTGGACTTGGAATGCCACCAAAGGGAGTAACGCATATTTTTGATACGCCTTTTTATAAATCAACTTTGAATGTAAGGAGACAACTCGTCTCTCCAGCGATTTCTCCCGATGTGATTTTTCCTTGGATAAAGGAGCGCAAAGAACAATTGGAACTTGAAGGAAAAAGAGTTCATTTTATAACTGGTGCTGACGACGCTGTTGTTGGAAAAGATGGTACACAAATAATGGTTGATTATCTGAGTGAAAGAAATCAAGTGAGCTATGATCGTCCAACCAAACTTCCTCATCACATGCCAGAGATGGCCGCTCCTCATATTAAGAAGTTTTTAAAAGACGAAGGAATTATATAG
- a CDS encoding type II toxin-antitoxin system PemK/MazF family toxin — MLRGEIWWGVYPNDRSGKTRPLLIVSNDAINKSNGQDIVVVKVTSLMKSDGSQRYVNQYYDVIVQLKNPSVIQTAAIYTTLKKNLRSLLSTITSVELSQVDRGLKNSLDL, encoded by the coding sequence ATGTTGCGGGGAGAAATCTGGTGGGGTGTTTACCCTAACGATAGATCAGGAAAGACCAGACCATTACTTATTGTGAGTAACGATGCAATCAATAAAAGTAATGGGCAAGATATTGTAGTAGTGAAGGTGACAAGCTTGATGAAGTCTGATGGAAGTCAGAGGTATGTAAATCAATACTATGATGTTATTGTTCAGTTGAAAAATCCAAGTGTTATACAAACTGCTGCAATATACACAACTTTAAAAAAAAATTTAAGAAGTCTTTTATCTACTATAACTTCAGTAGAGCTTAGCCAAGTTGACAGGGGATTGAAAAATTCTCTTGATCTGTAG